One window of the Elusimicrobium sp. An273 genome contains the following:
- a CDS encoding tetratricopeptide repeat protein produces MYLNRNVILLVTGLLFLGGCSATQTGILGLAPAGDRKEYVQARDLYSAGNYPEAIRHLSDYIYKTKNVKRREARAYRLLGMSYEQLGQLSKALEVYLEALEFHPSNVPLLLAAASLYQRTDLTDRSIELYEQVLALEPNNLEALSGQGANYSKMGFYSKARSFYDKFFELNPSAAPIYRARYAETFLRQRNYKDAFTHITMALAEDNSSADFWLLSAKAARGLGRPQEALANLEAALLLAPQRRDLLANKALWLYEAGRYEASAQTARQLLTQYPENQLAVLILAMDAYYLGDKKESRRLMQRAFKEDSDSFTGQVAGKLLKQLRF; encoded by the coding sequence ATGTATTTAAACCGTAACGTCATTCTTTTGGTAACGGGCCTTCTTTTCTTGGGCGGCTGTTCGGCCACCCAAACGGGCATTTTGGGCTTGGCCCCGGCGGGAGACCGCAAAGAATACGTCCAAGCGCGCGATTTGTATTCCGCCGGCAACTATCCCGAGGCCATTAGGCACCTGTCGGATTATATTTACAAAACCAAAAACGTCAAACGCCGCGAAGCGCGCGCCTACCGCCTGCTGGGGATGAGCTACGAACAGCTGGGGCAATTAAGCAAAGCGCTGGAAGTGTATTTGGAAGCGTTGGAATTTCACCCGTCCAATGTGCCGCTTTTATTGGCGGCAGCCAGCCTGTACCAGCGGACGGATTTAACCGACCGCTCCATTGAACTTTACGAACAAGTTTTAGCGTTAGAGCCCAATAATTTGGAAGCCCTCAGCGGGCAAGGCGCCAATTACAGCAAAATGGGGTTTTATTCCAAAGCCCGTTCGTTTTACGATAAATTTTTTGAGCTGAACCCGTCGGCCGCGCCCATCTACCGCGCCCGCTATGCCGAAACTTTCCTGCGCCAGCGCAATTATAAAGACGCATTCACCCACATCACCATGGCGCTTGCGGAAGATAATTCCTCGGCCGATTTTTGGCTGCTCAGCGCCAAAGCGGCCCGCGGCTTAGGCCGCCCTCAGGAAGCGCTGGCCAACCTGGAGGCCGCGCTGTTGCTGGCCCCCCAGCGCCGGGATTTGCTGGCCAACAAAGCCCTTTGGCTCTACGAAGCCGGCCGGTATGAGGCCTCCGCCCAAACGGCCCGCCAACTCCTCACGCAATACCCCGAAAATCAACTGGCCGTGCTCATTTTGGCCATGGATGCTTACTACCTAGGCGACAAAAAAGAAAGCCGCCGCCTGATGCAGCGGGCGTTTAAAGAAGATTCGGACTCGTTTACCGGCCAGGTAGCCGGGAAATTGCTTAAACAGCTGCGCTTTTAA
- the bamA gene encoding outer membrane protein assembly factor BamA, which translates to MPKRFLLLFLSGLLAFSYARAEETVSQEVDPNGPWMICDVAVSGLKNIRKKTVTKASHSKKGELYDRFTISEDIHDISALGNFDQVEIDISRMPGTRTEKDGQEAYPCHRITYLVQEKPIFDRLTYEGRKHLGKGAITQAMTLKLKDPFNEAKLETDLERIKAKYAEKGYINANVTYELTRDEKLGVVYVKLIINEGERVRVSAVNFNGEAPELPVEKIIKKASNRPGKVFKPQNLQKDWVKMTLYGRNKGYSEFTLSAPQVEMNEAKTEAAITYDLTEGEKVNFGSVSFEGNNVFTQEELDKQVFFREGKLYNQKDFDDTIVSIQEQYANKGYLQVRVNPVKKIENGRLDITFDISEGHIFYIDNIDVTGYEKTKKYVFTRELSIHPGDLYDNEKIRRSQTKILNLGFVNDVQIDLQPTADPQKVDLGFNIVEGRPGMFTAGLAMSSMDGLYGEVSINHMNLFGRAQRLSLRTLFGKEILDYTVSWSTPWIYDKPTSLGIDLFNTRRYRSFYTENQAYTEKRLGGRIKVGPRFNDDIYQLSFGYSFENIDIYDIDAQFLPPNANPGDPNYLQKGDTNMSTFSVDFAIDTRDNIWDPTRGWRNSLGLALAGGPIGGDLDLWYLNARSIFNHTVWNVGGNYPIVFVLSNKIGSVQAYGRTEEVPPYEKFFLGGADTIRGYERAGEVGPLYGGDMYYVMNAELRFPLAREGRRNMAQLAFFFDLGNSWNKFDDLEFSLGPDVNQFKAGVGVGLRFTTPSLPIRIDWGYGLNHKSNEDRSHFYFNISNMM; encoded by the coding sequence TTGCCCAAACGTTTTTTATTACTTTTTTTAAGCGGCCTGCTGGCTTTTTCGTACGCGCGCGCGGAGGAAACAGTCTCGCAAGAAGTAGACCCCAACGGCCCGTGGATGATTTGCGACGTAGCCGTCAGCGGGCTTAAAAACATCCGCAAAAAAACGGTTACCAAAGCCTCCCACTCCAAAAAAGGCGAGCTCTACGACCGCTTTACCATTTCCGAAGACATTCACGATATCTCCGCCCTGGGCAACTTTGACCAGGTGGAAATAGACATCTCCCGCATGCCCGGCACCCGCACCGAAAAAGACGGGCAGGAAGCCTATCCCTGCCACCGCATTACGTACCTGGTGCAGGAAAAACCCATTTTTGACCGCCTGACCTACGAAGGGCGCAAACACCTGGGCAAGGGCGCCATTACCCAGGCGATGACGCTGAAGCTTAAAGACCCGTTCAACGAAGCCAAGCTGGAAACCGATTTGGAACGCATCAAAGCCAAATACGCCGAAAAAGGCTACATCAACGCCAATGTAACCTACGAACTGACCCGGGACGAAAAACTGGGCGTGGTGTACGTAAAGCTGATTATTAACGAGGGCGAACGCGTCCGCGTGAGCGCGGTGAATTTTAACGGCGAAGCGCCCGAACTGCCGGTGGAAAAAATCATCAAAAAAGCCTCCAACCGTCCGGGCAAAGTGTTCAAGCCCCAAAACCTGCAAAAAGACTGGGTGAAAATGACGCTCTACGGCCGCAACAAAGGGTATTCCGAGTTTACCCTCTCGGCGCCGCAGGTGGAGATGAACGAGGCCAAAACCGAAGCCGCCATCACCTACGATCTGACCGAAGGCGAAAAAGTGAATTTCGGCAGCGTGTCTTTTGAAGGCAACAACGTATTTACGCAGGAAGAGTTGGACAAACAGGTCTTCTTCCGCGAAGGAAAACTGTACAACCAAAAAGATTTTGACGATACCATCGTTTCCATTCAGGAACAATACGCCAACAAAGGCTACCTGCAGGTGCGGGTAAACCCCGTCAAAAAAATTGAAAACGGCCGGCTGGACATTACGTTTGACATCTCGGAAGGGCATATTTTCTACATCGACAATATCGACGTTACCGGCTACGAAAAAACCAAAAAATACGTCTTTACGCGCGAGCTTTCCATTCATCCCGGCGATTTGTACGACAACGAAAAAATCCGCCGCAGCCAGACCAAAATTTTAAACTTGGGCTTTGTAAACGACGTGCAGATAGACCTCCAGCCCACGGCCGACCCGCAAAAAGTGGACTTGGGCTTTAACATCGTAGAAGGCCGCCCCGGCATGTTTACGGCCGGTTTGGCCATGAGCTCCATGGACGGCTTGTACGGCGAAGTTTCCATCAACCATATGAACCTGTTCGGGCGGGCACAGCGCCTGTCTTTGCGCACGTTGTTCGGGAAAGAAATTTTGGATTACACCGTCAGCTGGTCTACCCCGTGGATTTACGACAAACCCACCTCGCTGGGCATTGATTTGTTCAACACCCGCCGCTACCGTTCGTTCTACACCGAAAACCAGGCCTATACCGAAAAACGCCTGGGCGGACGCATCAAAGTAGGCCCGCGCTTTAACGACGACATTTACCAGCTTTCGTTCGGTTATTCGTTTGAAAACATTGACATTTACGACATAGACGCCCAATTCCTGCCGCCCAACGCCAACCCCGGCGACCCCAACTACCTGCAAAAAGGGGACACGAACATGTCCACCTTCAGCGTAGACTTCGCCATCGATACGCGCGACAACATCTGGGATCCCACCCGCGGCTGGCGCAACTCCCTAGGCTTGGCCTTAGCCGGCGGCCCGATCGGGGGCGACTTGGATTTGTGGTACTTAAACGCACGCTCCATTTTCAACCACACGGTGTGGAACGTGGGCGGAAACTACCCCATTGTGTTTGTCTTGTCCAACAAAATCGGCTCCGTGCAGGCGTACGGACGCACGGAAGAAGTGCCGCCGTATGAAAAGTTCTTCCTGGGCGGGGCGGACACGATCCGCGGGTACGAACGCGCGGGCGAAGTGGGGCCGCTTTACGGTGGGGATATGTACTACGTGATGAATGCGGAACTGCGCTTTCCGCTGGCGCGCGAAGGACGGCGCAACATGGCGCAGCTGGCGTTCTTCTTTGACTTGGGCAACTCGTGGAACAAGTTTGACGATTTGGAATTTTCGCTGGGCCCGGACGTAAACCAGTTTAAAGCCGGCGTAGGCGTAGGTCTGCGGTTTACCACGCCGTCCTTGCCGATCCGCATTGACTGGGGGTATGGCCTCAACCACAAGTCCAACGAAGACCGTTCCCATTTCTACTTCAACATCTCTAACATGATGTAG
- a CDS encoding metallopeptidase TldD-related protein: protein MKKFVFLFVFFWGGFCTAAAADVPDNMYFRAMQDEMKRSLSQLRVKGSPKPYYLAYRLRYMSNACSSASLGKLTENDTQPYWSLMAGAVLSAGTPKSDSMGFVNSLSSSYDPEKAYDVPNSYWGIRRAFWKLTDSGYVNALDRFEKKQAYKRQKNISKTEPDFASAPQGSFAEEISPFPAVPHAQMARLVEKLSAQGKDVPYLEDFSAQMCLIQRDLYYLNSNGGFYQYALPGSFVTLSASLRNREGYKEKISRKIYLPADHSWQENALMDATRQLLADAQGVYKAQKPEPYLGPVLLMPAAAADFLNELLVANLRNIEPLLSSASENDATAGSFRNKQGMRIMSNVVEVYDKPSLRTYKGLPLAGFMPVDDEGVKAQDLTVVSAGRLQQLPLSRRSTEQGRKSNGHARMSAYTLPREALSNVWIKPKHPLSALEMEQKLLERCRELDLEYCYILKEFPGWEDGEASVNLAERIYTKDGHKEPVFGIKVEDKTTRSLRDILAAGSDEEVFYPYDPDSRDYSLITPSLLVDEIELMPDDKKPDRKPFIPKP from the coding sequence ATGAAAAAATTTGTCTTTCTGTTCGTATTCTTCTGGGGCGGGTTTTGCACGGCCGCCGCGGCGGACGTGCCGGATAATATGTATTTCCGCGCCATGCAGGATGAAATGAAGCGCTCCCTTTCCCAACTGCGCGTGAAGGGAAGCCCCAAACCGTATTATTTGGCCTATCGGCTGCGGTATATGTCTAACGCTTGTTCGTCCGCCTCGCTTGGCAAATTGACGGAAAACGACACGCAGCCTTATTGGAGCCTGATGGCCGGTGCGGTGCTTTCGGCCGGTACGCCCAAAAGCGACAGCATGGGCTTTGTCAACTCCCTTTCGTCTTCGTATGATCCCGAAAAAGCATACGATGTACCCAACAGCTACTGGGGCATCCGCCGGGCGTTTTGGAAACTGACGGACAGCGGGTACGTTAATGCGTTGGATCGGTTTGAAAAGAAACAGGCGTACAAACGACAGAAGAACATTTCCAAAACCGAGCCCGACTTTGCTTCCGCCCCGCAAGGGTCGTTTGCGGAGGAGATTTCGCCTTTTCCCGCCGTGCCGCATGCGCAAATGGCCCGGTTGGTTGAAAAATTATCCGCCCAGGGAAAAGACGTCCCGTATCTGGAAGATTTTTCCGCCCAGATGTGCCTGATTCAACGGGATTTGTACTATTTAAACAGCAACGGCGGCTTCTACCAATATGCCCTGCCCGGCTCGTTTGTAACTCTTTCCGCCAGCCTGCGCAACCGGGAGGGGTATAAAGAAAAAATTTCCCGCAAGATTTATTTGCCGGCCGACCATTCGTGGCAGGAGAACGCTTTAATGGACGCGACCCGGCAGCTATTGGCGGACGCGCAAGGCGTATATAAGGCCCAAAAGCCGGAACCGTATTTGGGGCCGGTACTGCTGATGCCGGCCGCGGCGGCGGACTTTTTGAACGAATTGCTGGTAGCCAATCTGCGCAACATAGAGCCGCTTTTGTCTTCGGCCAGCGAAAACGACGCGACGGCCGGTTCCTTTCGCAACAAACAAGGCATGCGGATTATGAGCAATGTGGTAGAGGTGTATGACAAGCCTTCCCTGCGCACCTATAAAGGCCTGCCGCTGGCGGGGTTTATGCCGGTGGATGACGAAGGGGTAAAAGCGCAGGATTTGACGGTTGTTTCCGCCGGGCGGCTGCAGCAGCTGCCGCTTTCGCGCCGCAGTACGGAGCAAGGCCGCAAGAGCAATGGACATGCGCGCATGTCCGCCTATACCTTGCCGCGGGAAGCGCTTTCCAATGTGTGGATAAAGCCTAAACATCCGCTCTCTGCCCTGGAAATGGAACAAAAGCTCTTGGAACGCTGCCGCGAACTGGATTTGGAGTATTGCTATATCTTAAAAGAATTTCCCGGCTGGGAAGACGGCGAGGCTTCGGTAAATTTAGCCGAGCGCATTTACACCAAGGACGGGCACAAAGAACCGGTGTTCGGCATCAAAGTGGAAGATAAAACCACCCGGTCGCTGCGGGATATTTTGGCGGCGGGCTCCGATGAAGAAGTCTTTTATCCCTACGACCCCGATTCCAGAGACTATTCTTTAATTACGCCTTCTTTGCTGGTGGATGAAATTGAACTGATGCCCGATGATAAAAAACCGGATCGCAAACCGTTTATTCCCAAACCTTAA
- a CDS encoding TldD/PmbA family protein, with translation MKHFFLMMLGVFLACSLQAQPLCNIEDQRPVQLLEAELARGIKTFKKQKPPIYYLSYTYTEETKNSLEVAEGGVSWEGEIPSRRLQIAARAGSPKMDNTRTLKSDYDNFYIPATTLPDWQGDPRAFETAVWRATQQAAEQAQKDFSRVQIDSINSSKRTDDSNDFVFPPEATYCREEEPLSFDWERLRALLLKASELVQGKDFVLESTFYFSTQEGNRYFVDSVGSRLKTPFAYARLGYELYGKTADGLQLNRSQSYDVLKASELPDEETFLAAVKQSILELEALSRAPEAEPMTAPAILKNRAMAVFVHEVLGHRVEGHRQKDDSFGKTFTDKVGQPVVSPLLTIVDDPTLAYFNGIPLRGFYEYDDEGVKSQPVYIVQDGILKNFLMHSSPIKGFSVSNGHGRRSTGYRPVARMGNTRVMARQTVSYEQLEKQLLSEIKRQGKPYGFIIEDLSGGFTQTGTYSPQAFKLQPTLVYRIYPDGRKELVRGADMVGTPLVSFNKVLAAADDYAVFNGTCGAESGWVPVSAIAPSVLLESLEIEKTGKSNLKPPVLVPPSAEKKGKKK, from the coding sequence ATGAAACATTTCTTTTTGATGATGTTAGGGGTATTTTTGGCGTGTTCCCTGCAGGCGCAGCCCCTGTGCAATATAGAAGACCAGCGGCCTGTGCAGCTATTGGAGGCCGAGCTGGCGCGCGGTATCAAAACGTTTAAAAAACAAAAACCGCCTATTTACTACCTTTCCTATACCTATACGGAGGAAACCAAAAACAGTTTGGAAGTGGCCGAAGGGGGAGTGTCTTGGGAGGGGGAAATCCCCAGCCGCCGGCTGCAAATTGCCGCCCGGGCCGGCAGCCCGAAAATGGACAATACCCGCACCTTAAAATCGGATTATGACAATTTTTATATCCCCGCCACCACACTGCCGGATTGGCAGGGGGATCCCCGCGCGTTTGAAACCGCCGTGTGGCGCGCCACCCAACAGGCGGCGGAACAAGCCCAAAAGGATTTCAGCCGCGTACAAATAGACAGTATCAATTCTTCCAAACGTACCGACGATTCCAACGATTTCGTTTTCCCGCCCGAAGCAACCTACTGCCGGGAAGAAGAGCCGCTTTCGTTTGACTGGGAGCGCCTGCGGGCGCTGTTGCTGAAAGCGTCTGAACTGGTGCAGGGGAAAGATTTTGTGTTGGAGAGCACTTTTTATTTCAGCACGCAGGAAGGCAACCGGTATTTTGTGGATTCCGTAGGCTCGCGCCTTAAAACGCCCTTTGCGTATGCCCGGCTGGGGTATGAGCTGTACGGCAAAACGGCCGACGGCCTGCAGTTAAACCGCAGCCAAAGCTATGATGTGCTGAAAGCAAGCGAACTGCCCGATGAAGAAACCTTCCTGGCGGCGGTAAAACAATCTATTTTGGAGCTGGAGGCGCTGAGCCGCGCCCCGGAGGCCGAGCCGATGACGGCGCCGGCCATTTTAAAAAACCGCGCCATGGCCGTTTTTGTGCACGAAGTGCTGGGGCACCGGGTGGAAGGCCACCGCCAAAAAGACGACTCCTTCGGCAAAACGTTTACCGACAAAGTGGGCCAGCCGGTGGTTTCGCCCTTGCTTACGATCGTGGACGACCCGACCCTGGCTTATTTTAACGGCATTCCCCTGCGCGGATTTTATGAATACGATGATGAAGGGGTCAAATCCCAGCCGGTCTATATTGTGCAGGACGGGATATTAAAAAATTTCCTCATGCACAGCAGCCCCATTAAAGGGTTTTCCGTGTCCAACGGGCACGGCCGCCGTTCCACCGGCTACCGCCCGGTGGCCCGAATGGGCAATACGCGCGTTATGGCCCGGCAGACGGTTTCGTATGAACAACTGGAAAAACAGCTGTTAAGCGAAATCAAGCGGCAGGGCAAGCCGTACGGATTTATTATTGAAGACTTGTCCGGCGGGTTTACGCAGACGGGCACCTATTCGCCACAGGCGTTTAAATTGCAGCCCACACTGGTATACCGCATCTATCCCGACGGGCGCAAAGAACTGGTGCGCGGGGCGGATATGGTGGGCACGCCGCTGGTCAGCTTTAATAAAGTGTTGGCGGCGGCGGATGATTACGCCGTGTTCAACGGCACCTGCGGGGCGGAATCGGGCTGGGTGCCGGTGTCGGCCATTGCTCCGAGCGTGCTGTTGGAATCGCTGGAAATTGAAAAAACCGGCAAGAGCAATTTAAAGCCGCCGGTGCTGGTGCCGCCTTCGGCCGAGAAAAAGGGGAAAAAGAAATGA
- a CDS encoding TerC family protein: MEPVTTTVSVLMWIAFWVIVLTALFVDLAVLNKHHGKVNMKEAALMVCAWVSLALLFGGAIWLVEGPRHALEFYTGYVLEYSLSIDNMFVFIMIFGYFAIPHELQPKALLWGILGAVVMRFIFIFLGVKLISMFSWTIYVFGALLIFTAAKMLLQKEDEKFDPSQAFVLKALKKVMPLKTDYHGENFFVLENAKRYATPLFAAVLVIEMSDLIFAVDSIPAVLSITQDTFLVYSSNIFAIIGLRSLYFLLSGMAGKFPYLKYGISVILFFVGVKMLISHHFKIPVLASLGVIVAILAVSILASKFFPPKPAQD, from the coding sequence ATGGAACCTGTAACTACCACCGTGTCCGTCCTCATGTGGATCGCCTTTTGGGTCATCGTGCTGACGGCGTTATTTGTGGATTTGGCGGTGCTTAACAAACACCACGGAAAAGTAAATATGAAAGAAGCGGCCCTGATGGTGTGCGCCTGGGTGTCGCTGGCGTTGCTGTTTGGCGGCGCCATTTGGCTGGTGGAAGGCCCGCGCCACGCCTTGGAGTTCTATACGGGTTACGTGTTGGAATACTCTTTGTCCATTGATAACATGTTTGTGTTTATCATGATTTTCGGCTACTTTGCCATTCCGCACGAATTGCAGCCCAAAGCGCTTTTGTGGGGTATTTTGGGCGCGGTGGTGATGCGCTTTATCTTTATTTTCCTGGGCGTTAAGCTGATTTCCATGTTCTCGTGGACGATTTACGTCTTCGGCGCGCTGCTGATTTTTACCGCCGCCAAAATGCTTTTGCAAAAAGAAGACGAAAAATTTGACCCCAGCCAGGCCTTTGTGCTCAAGGCGCTTAAAAAAGTAATGCCGCTGAAAACCGATTATCACGGCGAAAACTTTTTTGTATTGGAAAACGCCAAACGCTACGCCACGCCGCTGTTTGCGGCGGTGCTGGTGATTGAAATGTCGGACTTGATCTTCGCGGTGGACTCTATCCCCGCCGTGCTTTCCATCACGCAAGACACCTTTTTGGTGTACTCGTCCAACATTTTTGCCATCATCGGGCTGCGCTCCCTGTACTTTTTGCTTTCCGGGATGGCGGGCAAATTTCCGTATCTCAAATACGGCATTTCCGTCATTTTGTTCTTCGTGGGCGTGAAAATGCTGATTTCGCACCATTTCAAAATTCCGGTGCTGGCGTCTTTGGGCGTGATTGTGGCCATTTTGGCTGTTTCCATTTTGGCAAGCAAGTTTTTCCCGCCCAAGCCCGCGCAAGACTAG
- the rpmB gene encoding 50S ribosomal protein L28 encodes MAYKCAVCGKAPVSGGSYSHSNLRTKRSFKPNLQKQKVVLDGKTQTAYVCTGCIKSGLAKRPTK; translated from the coding sequence ATGGCGTATAAATGTGCAGTGTGCGGCAAAGCCCCGGTGTCCGGCGGCTCCTACAGCCACTCTAACTTAAGAACGAAAAGAAGCTTTAAACCGAACCTCCAGAAACAAAAAGTAGTCTTGGACGGCAAAACCCAGACTGCCTATGTGTGCACCGGCTGCATCAAGAGCGGTTTGGCAAAAAGACCTACCAAATAA